A window of Mycolicibacterium holsaticum DSM 44478 = JCM 12374 genomic DNA:
GATGGAATACGGCAGCCACGCCATCGGATCTGCGTCGGGCACCTGCGGCTCCGTTCGTCGGATCCTTAAATGAAAACATTATTCTCACTTAAGAGTCAACGCCCGCCGGTCAGCCGCTGTTGCGCAATGCGGTCGCGAGCCCGCTCATGGTGAGCAGGATGCCGCGCTGCACGAGTTCGTCGGTGTCGCCGGACCGGTAGCGGCGCAGCAACTCGACCTGCAGGTGGTTCAGCGGTTCCAGGTAGGGGAACCGGTTGAACACAGAACGCGCCAGGGCCGGGTTGTCGGCCAGCAGGTTGTCCTGGCCGGTGATCAGCTTGTGTATCCGGATCGTGCGGCCGTGCTCGGCGAGGATTTTGTCGAACACCCGCCTGCGCAGTGCCTCGTCCTCGACCAGCTCGGAGTAGCGCGCGGCCAGGCCCATATCGGACTTGGCCAGCACCTGCGCCATGTTCGACAGCACGGTGCGGAAGAACGGCCATCGCCGGTACAGATCCTGCAGCACCTGAAGCTGCTCGTCGTCGTCTGCGATGTACTCCTCGAACGCTGTTCCGGTGCCGTACCAGCCCGGCAGCATCACCCGCGACTGGCTCCAGGCCAGCACCCACGGGATCGCGCGCAGATCGCCGATCGACGTGGTGGGTTTGCGCGACGTCGGCCTGCTGCCGATGTTGAGCGCACCGATCTCGCTGACCGGTGTGGAGGCCATGAAGTAGTCGACGAAACCCGATGTGTCGTGCACCAATTCGGAGTAGGCGCGACCGGCGCGGGCAGCCAGGTCGTCGAGCACCTGATAAGCCGGGGCGGCATCCTCGCCGAGGCCCTCGACGTCGAGCAACGTGGCCTCCAGCGTCGCGGCCAGCAGCGTCTCGAGGTTGCGGTGCGCGATCTGCGGTTCGGCGTACTTCGCGGCGATCACCTCGCCCTGTTCGGTGATCCGCAGCGACCCGTTCACCGCGCCCGGCGGCTGGGCCAGGATCGCCTCGTAGCTGGGACCGCCGCCCCTCCCGACGGTGCCGCCGCGACCGTGAAAGAGCCGCAACCGAATTCCGCTCTTGCGTGCCGACTCGACCAGGTCGAGTTCGGCCCGGTACAGCGCCCAGTTGGCCGCCAGGTAGCCGCCGTCCTTGTTGGAGTCCGAGTAGCCCAGCATCACTTCCTGGCTGTCGCTGCGCGCCGACACCACGGCCCGGTATTGCGGAACCTGCAGCGCCGCTTCCAGAACCGAGGCGCCACGCTGCAGGTCTTCGATCGTCTCGAACAGCGGCACGATGCCCACCGGGGCGTAGACGTGTGGTGTCGAAACGTCGAGCAGCCCGGCCTCCTTGAGCAGCACCGCCGCTTCGAGCAGGTCGGAGACCGACTCGCACATCGAGATGATGTAGTTCGGCACCGCCTGCGGTCCGAATACCCGTACGGCGCGCGCCGCGGCGGCCATGATGTCGAGTTCTTTGCGGGCCAGCTCGGAAAGTTCGGCGTCGGGTTTCACCAGCGGCCGCCGGGTGGCCAACTCGGTGGCCAGCAGCTTGATGCGGTCTCGTTCGGCCAGCGACCCGTAGTCCGCGTGCACACCGGCCCACGCCAGCAGCTCGGCGATCACCTCCTCGTGCACATCGGAGTTCTGCCGCATGTCCAGCCCGGACAAATGAAA
This region includes:
- the ppc gene encoding phosphoenolpyruvate carboxylase, which codes for MVDDLEPIGSVQRTEVGREATEPMREDIRLLGGILGDTIRAQNGEEVFDLVERARVESFRVRRSEIDRAELADMFDGIAIRKAIPVIRAFTQFALLANVAEDIHRERRRAVHVAAGEPPQPSSLAATYLKLDSAQLDSGRVAEALKGAQVSPVITAHPTETRRRTIFSAQHRITELMRQRLHGDGDVEDELRKHILTMWQTALVRLSRLQIQDEIETGLRYYPASFFAVIPQVNAEVRTALQKRWPDARLLEEPILRPGSWIGGDRDGNPNVTGEVVRLATGEAAFTALDHYFSELTALEEELSMSGRLVSTSDELTALADTCVDPVRDDEPYRRALRAIRGRLTATATAILDRQPERELDLGLVRYQTSRDLLADLDVVDASLRANGGALLADDRLRMLREAVHTFGFHLSGLDMRQNSDVHEEVIAELLAWAGVHADYGSLAERDRIKLLATELATRRPLVKPDAELSELARKELDIMAAAARAVRVFGPQAVPNYIISMCESVSDLLEAAVLLKEAGLLDVSTPHVYAPVGIVPLFETIEDLQRGASVLEAALQVPQYRAVVSARSDSQEVMLGYSDSNKDGGYLAANWALYRAELDLVESARKSGIRLRLFHGRGGTVGRGGGPSYEAILAQPPGAVNGSLRITEQGEVIAAKYAEPQIAHRNLETLLAATLEATLLDVEGLGEDAAPAYQVLDDLAARAGRAYSELVHDTSGFVDYFMASTPVSEIGALNIGSRPTSRKPTTSIGDLRAIPWVLAWSQSRVMLPGWYGTGTAFEEYIADDDEQLQVLQDLYRRWPFFRTVLSNMAQVLAKSDMGLAARYSELVEDEALRRRVFDKILAEHGRTIRIHKLITGQDNLLADNPALARSVFNRFPYLEPLNHLQVELLRRYRSGDTDELVQRGILLTMSGLATALRNSG